The Acidobacteriota bacterium genome window below encodes:
- the nadC gene encoding carboxylating nicotinate-nucleotide diphosphorylase: MTADPFRRSSVTDLDPEMIRREIRRFLDEDVGAGDVTTERVVPPNATGRGWIVAHQACVVAGLDLARAVFRELDTTLTVESKVDDGAQVAAGTKIVSLEGRVAPILTGERLALNLLQRLSSIATITRRYVNAIAGTMASVSDTRKTMPGLRVFEKYAVRTGGGRNHRIGLFDAVLIKDNHIAAAGGIGRAMRAARGTARTIMPIQVEIDTPDQLAVALECGVNAVLLDNMTPEQVAACVARIRAQPRGAACWIEASGGITLQNIRAYAESGVDTISVGALTHSAPSVDIGLDLE; the protein is encoded by the coding sequence ATGACTGCTGACCCGTTCCGTCGGAGCAGTGTGACCGATCTCGACCCGGAGATGATCCGGCGCGAGATCCGGCGCTTCCTCGACGAGGACGTCGGCGCGGGAGACGTAACAACTGAGCGCGTCGTGCCGCCCAATGCAACCGGGCGCGGCTGGATCGTCGCGCACCAGGCATGCGTCGTCGCCGGCCTCGATCTCGCACGGGCGGTGTTCCGCGAACTCGACACCACGCTGACCGTCGAGTCGAAGGTGGACGATGGCGCGCAAGTGGCCGCCGGCACGAAGATCGTCTCGCTCGAAGGCCGCGTGGCGCCGATCCTGACGGGCGAGCGGCTGGCGTTGAACCTGCTCCAGCGACTCTCAAGCATCGCCACGATCACACGTCGCTATGTGAACGCGATTGCCGGCACGATGGCTTCAGTCTCGGATACGCGAAAGACGATGCCGGGCCTGCGCGTGTTTGAGAAGTACGCGGTGCGGACGGGCGGCGGACGCAATCACCGCATCGGCCTCTTTGACGCCGTGCTGATCAAGGACAACCACATCGCCGCGGCCGGCGGCATCGGGCGGGCGATGCGAGCCGCCAGGGGCACAGCGCGCACTATCATGCCGATCCAGGTCGAGATCGACACGCCGGACCAGCTCGCCGTCGCGCTCGAGTGCGGGGTGAATGCCGTCCTGCTCGACAATATGACTCCGGAACAGGTCGCAGCCTGCGTGGCCAGGATCCGGGCGCAGCCGCGCGGCGCCGCCTGCTGGATCGAAGCGTCGGGCGGCATCACGCTGCAGAACATCCGCGCGTACGCCGAGTCGGGCGTCGATACTATCTCGGTGGGCGCGCTCACGCACTCGGCGCCGTCGGTGGATATCGGGCTCGACCTGGAATAG
- the nadA gene encoding quinolinate synthase NadA, translating into MDLTVDLFAEIERLKRERNAMVLAHFYQEPDIQDIADVVGDSLALAQAAARARADVIVFCGVHFMAETAKIVNPGKLVVLPDLAAGCSLADSCPAPEFERFVRAHPDHYVISYINCSAGVKALSDVICTSSNAERMIAHVPVGRPIIFAPDQQLGRYLIKKTGRDMLLWPGACSVHVIFSERAIVRLKVEHPDALVLAHPECEERVLALADHIGSTTSILEYAKKSPAPSFIVVTESGIIHQMKKACPGKMFIPAPPDNGCACNECPYMRLNTLEKVYRCMRDGTPEITIPEDLRIRALAPLQRMLDLSAQ; encoded by the coding sequence GTGGACCTCACCGTCGACCTGTTTGCCGAGATCGAACGCCTCAAGCGCGAACGCAACGCGATGGTCCTGGCGCACTTCTACCAGGAGCCCGACATCCAGGACATCGCCGACGTCGTTGGCGACAGCCTCGCCCTGGCCCAGGCCGCGGCCCGCGCCCGCGCCGACGTCATCGTCTTCTGCGGCGTCCACTTCATGGCGGAAACCGCCAAGATCGTCAATCCCGGCAAGCTGGTCGTGCTGCCCGATCTGGCCGCGGGCTGCTCGCTGGCGGACAGTTGCCCGGCGCCCGAATTCGAGCGGTTCGTCCGGGCGCACCCCGATCACTACGTGATCAGCTACATCAACTGCAGCGCCGGCGTGAAGGCGCTGAGCGATGTGATCTGCACGTCCAGTAACGCCGAACGCATGATCGCGCACGTGCCCGTCGGTCGGCCGATCATCTTCGCACCCGATCAGCAACTGGGTCGCTATCTGATCAAAAAGACCGGGCGCGACATGCTGCTGTGGCCTGGCGCCTGTTCGGTGCACGTGATCTTCTCGGAGCGCGCCATCGTCCGGCTCAAGGTCGAGCACCCCGACGCGCTCGTGCTCGCGCACCCGGAGTGCGAAGAACGCGTGCTCGCGCTGGCCGACCACATCGGATCGACCACCTCGATCCTCGAGTACGCGAAGAAGAGCCCGGCCCCGAGCTTCATTGTCGTCACCGAGTCGGGCATCATCCATCAGATGAAGAAGGCGTGCCCCGGCAAAATGTTCATTCCCGCGCCGCCCGACAACGGATGCGCGTGCAATGAATGTCCGTACATGCGGCTGAACACGCTGGAGAAGGTGTACCGGTGCATGCGCGACGGGACACCCGAGATCACGATACCGGAGGACCTGCGAATCAGGGCGCTGGCGCCCCTGCAGCGCATGCTCGACCTCAGCGCGCAATGA
- a CDS encoding DUF5808 domain-containing protein — MLGVFYVNRDDASIFVEKRFGVGYTINLGNTKALVFIVVFLFIIGAILGISPSKPQSHAPMK; from the coding sequence GTGCTGGGCGTGTTTTATGTCAACCGCGACGACGCATCGATCTTCGTCGAGAAGCGGTTTGGCGTCGGCTACACTATCAACCTTGGCAACACGAAAGCCCTCGTGTTTATCGTGGTATTCCTGTTCATCATCGGGGCCATCCTCGGCATCTCGCCGTCGAAGCCGCAGAGCCACGCACCAATGAAGTAG
- a CDS encoding alpha/beta fold hydrolase → MRRVMSLVALVTLMSSVFSAGRAMAQPGVAGRWEGNISILGTQLGIVVVLAADGTNYKATIDIPQQGARGLPLIHVRVEGTKIHFELMGGPGLAVFDGEQRGDTISGTFQQATVAGTFDLMRGAAAAAARAAAAQAAPAVPPPYKEEEVTFKAGSVTRACTLTLPVSSKPSPAVVMITGSGAQNRDEEILGFKVFQVIADHLTRHGVAVLRCDDRGVGGSTGSTSQSTSADFADDTLAGVKYLQARAEIDKTRIGLMGHSEGGLVAPMLAARVSDIAFIILMSGPGLPGEQIMLAQSELVGRAAGRTDEQVRRNQEIQRKMFASVRSGTGWDEVEAMIRSEMNAGIAAMPEAQRKAIGESEKFVEAQVKGQLDGVRTPWFKFFLEFDPATVLDKVKCPTLAIFAEHDVQVAAGPNRAAMEKAFARGGLKNYRIEVFPRANHLYQDSPTGSVIEYGMLKKEFVPGFLDLISTWIGEQAGTGKR, encoded by the coding sequence ATGCGCCGTGTGATGTCGCTTGTCGCGCTGGTCACCCTGATGTCGAGCGTCTTTTCCGCGGGTCGCGCCATGGCCCAGCCTGGTGTGGCCGGGCGCTGGGAAGGCAACATCAGCATCCTTGGAACCCAACTCGGCATCGTCGTGGTGCTGGCGGCGGATGGCACCAACTACAAGGCAACCATTGACATCCCGCAGCAAGGTGCCAGGGGCCTGCCGCTGATCCACGTCAGGGTTGAGGGCACGAAGATCCACTTCGAACTGATGGGCGGGCCGGGGCTGGCGGTCTTCGATGGCGAGCAACGGGGCGACACAATCTCGGGCACGTTCCAGCAGGCCACCGTTGCCGGGACATTCGACCTGATGCGGGGCGCGGCGGCTGCTGCCGCCAGAGCGGCGGCCGCCCAGGCTGCGCCGGCTGTGCCTCCGCCCTACAAGGAGGAAGAAGTGACGTTCAAGGCTGGCAGCGTGACACGCGCCTGCACGCTGACGCTTCCTGTCTCCAGCAAACCGAGTCCCGCTGTCGTCATGATTACGGGGAGCGGCGCCCAGAATCGCGACGAGGAGATTCTCGGCTTCAAGGTCTTCCAGGTGATTGCCGATCACCTGACGCGTCACGGTGTCGCCGTGCTGCGCTGCGACGACCGCGGCGTCGGCGGTTCGACGGGCAGCACCTCGCAGTCGACGTCGGCGGACTTCGCCGACGATACGCTTGCCGGCGTGAAGTATCTGCAAGCACGCGCGGAGATCGACAAAACGCGCATAGGCCTGATGGGGCACAGCGAGGGCGGCCTGGTGGCACCGATGCTGGCCGCCCGGGTCTCGGACATCGCGTTCATCATCCTGATGTCTGGCCCTGGGCTGCCGGGCGAACAGATCATGCTTGCGCAGTCGGAATTGGTGGGACGCGCGGCCGGCCGCACCGATGAGCAGGTGCGCCGCAATCAGGAGATCCAGCGCAAGATGTTCGCGTCGGTCCGCAGTGGGACAGGCTGGGACGAGGTCGAAGCGATGATTCGCAGCGAAATGAACGCCGGGATCGCCGCGATGCCGGAGGCCCAGCGGAAAGCCATTGGGGAATCGGAGAAGTTCGTGGAGGCCCAAGTCAAGGGCCAGCTCGACGGCGTCCGCACGCCCTGGTTCAAGTTCTTCCTCGAATTCGATCCGGCCACCGTCCTCGACAAGGTCAAGTGCCCGACGCTCGCCATCTTCGCCGAACACGACGTGCAGGTGGCGGCCGGGCCGAATCGCGCCGCCATGGAGAAGGCGTTCGCACGCGGCGGGCTCAAGAACTACCGCATCGAGGTGTTCCCCCGCGCCAATCACCTCTATCAGGATTCGCCCACTGGCAGCGTGATCGAGTACGGGATGCTCAAGAAAGAGTTCGTGCCGGGATTCCTCGATCTGATCAGCACCTGGATTGGCGAGCAGGCGGGAACCGGCAAGCGGTAA
- a CDS encoding CoA-binding protein produces MVSRQVIDEVLSQKTLALVGVSRNGAGFGNTIRKELAGKGYSILLVHPEAETIAGVPCARSLKDVASRVGGVILVTPPASTSALVREAAEAGIRRIWMQQGAESPEAIRFCEQQGLAADTRMLTTMLPIGDGVALSVKRDGAPREQALP; encoded by the coding sequence ATGGTGTCGCGTCAAGTCATAGACGAGGTGCTTTCACAGAAAACGCTCGCGCTTGTAGGCGTGTCGCGCAACGGCGCGGGATTTGGCAACACGATCCGTAAGGAACTCGCGGGTAAGGGCTACTCCATCCTGCTGGTGCATCCCGAGGCGGAGACCATTGCCGGCGTGCCTTGCGCGCGGAGCCTGAAGGACGTGGCCTCGCGCGTCGGAGGCGTCATCCTGGTCACGCCGCCGGCATCGACCTCGGCGCTGGTGCGGGAAGCCGCGGAGGCGGGCATCCGGCGGATCTGGATGCAGCAGGGTGCCGAATCGCCCGAGGCAATCCGGTTCTGCGAGCAACAGGGGCTGGCCGCCGACACGAGGATGTTGACGACGATGCTTCCCATTGGCGACGGTGTGGCGCTGTCGGTAAAGCGCGATGGTGCGCCACGCGAACAGGCACTCCCATGA
- a CDS encoding amidase, with the protein MNAKALHFRSITELAPLLATRQITSEALTEACLAEIAGNSEPLRAFITVTGDEALERARALDQELAAGQCRGPLHGIPISLKDLIDMRGVPTTAASQVRQGHVASKDAPVTARLREAGAVVVGKTNLHEFAFGTTSEDSAYGAVRNPHDPARSPGGSSGGSAVSIVTGMSVASIGTDTGGSIRIPSAACGTVGLKPTWGDVPCDGVVPLSESLDHVGPLARSVADAWLLYLVMRGDRSAALWPLPARSDVKGLRLGIPRPYFLDIVDDQVRQRFAEGLAWLRQAGAETVDVVVPHAAEIGAIYLHTSLPEASAYHASMIEQHPELYTPNVRLRIEMGRYLLAEDYVRAQRGRDVLRAEVDTALAGCDALALPTLPIPAPLIGANSVDIAGKKEPVRNMMLRLTQLFNLTGHPAISLPMAQTSAGLPCGMQLVGRRHATEALLGVASACEAHLAG; encoded by the coding sequence ATGAACGCGAAGGCGCTCCACTTCCGCTCAATCACTGAATTGGCGCCGCTTCTCGCCACTCGACAGATCACGTCGGAGGCGCTGACCGAAGCATGTCTCGCCGAGATTGCGGGCAACAGCGAGCCGCTTCGCGCCTTTATCACCGTCACGGGTGACGAGGCACTCGAGCGGGCGCGGGCGCTCGATCAGGAGTTGGCCGCCGGACAGTGCCGCGGGCCGCTGCACGGCATTCCGATCTCGCTCAAGGACCTGATCGACATGCGGGGCGTGCCGACCACGGCGGCATCGCAGGTCCGGCAGGGTCATGTCGCGTCGAAGGATGCTCCCGTCACGGCGAGGCTGCGCGAGGCTGGCGCGGTCGTTGTCGGCAAAACCAACCTGCACGAGTTTGCGTTTGGCACGACGAGCGAGGATTCGGCGTACGGTGCGGTGCGCAATCCGCATGACCCGGCGCGATCGCCGGGCGGTTCGAGCGGCGGTTCGGCGGTGTCGATTGTGACGGGCATGTCGGTCGCGTCGATTGGCACCGACACCGGCGGCTCGATTCGCATCCCGTCGGCCGCGTGCGGCACGGTGGGCCTGAAGCCGACGTGGGGCGACGTGCCGTGTGACGGTGTCGTGCCGCTCAGCGAATCGCTCGACCACGTCGGGCCGCTCGCAAGGAGCGTCGCTGATGCCTGGCTGCTCTACCTGGTCATGCGGGGAGACCGGTCCGCCGCGCTCTGGCCGCTGCCTGCTCGATCCGACGTGAAAGGCCTCCGCCTCGGCATTCCGCGTCCGTACTTTCTCGACATCGTCGACGACCAGGTCCGGCAGCGATTCGCCGAAGGCCTGGCGTGGCTGCGGCAGGCCGGGGCCGAGACGGTCGATGTGGTTGTCCCCCACGCGGCAGAGATCGGGGCGATCTATCTCCACACGTCGCTGCCCGAAGCGTCGGCGTATCACGCCAGCATGATCGAGCAGCACCCTGAACTCTATACGCCGAATGTCCGGCTCCGGATTGAGATGGGGCGGTACCTGCTGGCCGAGGACTACGTGCGCGCGCAGCGTGGCCGCGACGTGCTGCGGGCCGAGGTCGATACGGCGCTGGCCGGTTGCGACGCGCTCGCGTTGCCGACGCTGCCGATACCCGCTCCGCTTATCGGCGCCAACTCTGTGGACATCGCGGGGAAGAAGGAACCGGTTCGCAACATGATGCTGCGCCTGACGCAGCTCTTCAACCTCACGGGTCATCCGGCGATTTCGCTGCCGATGGCCCAGACGTCGGCTGGGCTTCCCTGCGGCATGCAGTTGGTGGGACGCCGTCACGCCACCGAGGCGCTGCTGGGCGTCGCGTCCGCGTGCGAAGCGCACCTGGCGGGGTAG
- a CDS encoding O-antigen ligase family protein, which translates to MSPGPFIPSRSWRWPWAGALALPVFGLLWQSFFWLDRVPIVTKVAYAGLTVLSAMRPTYGLLVIAALATLGGPIGDLAGAPHERTTEALVLTFLVGWLARTVVRRESILDKGDSLSAPIALFALTVSASLVVTSAAVQSATAPPWQYIRLATDLLAHDYFGGTYYETHNWYHAALLVEGGLLVAAVLQLARRRPDLQIAVARMLAVGITSAAVLSLVRLAMGLMRAADPVGFLFRAATAIRISVHTPDWNAAGSHFVLALPVLWALGMMAGRWRPAWVLSIIPVVAALWLSGSRAAQFSILLMLAAVVALSVGRHARMRLILVAVVLITTIGGVIASRPGPESSVVTTLQIRWMFAQTSWGMFRSAPFFGEGIAEYYGRSTAFMPARLKAQYPAENAHNNFIQIGVELGMTGLGIFLWLLASAWRRARRGLLAGADLLLRGLLLGLATAILTFLTGHPLLIGAFACSFWIALALAVTRADTVDSQSANAAQRLPAQAGIPARATWRPRVVAVVALVIVVSVPFRAYLARDEVNLSGVQYGFATGEIDPVSKQRFQWAGPRATVFVPTHAQSLYLSASSATDDDSLELELRIDGRLANRVVLRDGFWRDMRLILPVTGSTHPFRRIDLTVRRTSGDSRPGLSPSDSNAPRVRVRTIRAK; encoded by the coding sequence ATGAGTCCCGGCCCCTTTATCCCCTCCCGTTCGTGGCGGTGGCCGTGGGCCGGCGCGCTCGCACTCCCGGTTTTCGGACTGCTCTGGCAGTCGTTCTTCTGGCTCGATCGCGTTCCCATCGTCACCAAGGTCGCCTACGCGGGCCTCACCGTGCTGTCCGCGATGCGTCCGACGTACGGATTGCTAGTGATCGCGGCGCTGGCAACGCTGGGGGGCCCAATCGGCGACCTGGCCGGCGCGCCGCACGAACGCACCACCGAGGCGCTCGTGTTGACATTTCTGGTCGGCTGGCTGGCGCGCACCGTGGTCAGGCGCGAGTCGATCCTGGACAAGGGCGACAGCCTGTCGGCGCCGATCGCGTTGTTCGCGCTCACCGTCTCCGCCTCGCTCGTCGTGACGTCCGCCGCCGTCCAGAGTGCAACCGCGCCACCCTGGCAGTACATCCGGCTGGCCACCGACCTCCTCGCCCATGACTACTTCGGCGGGACGTACTACGAAACGCACAATTGGTATCACGCGGCGCTTCTGGTCGAAGGCGGATTGCTGGTCGCGGCCGTACTGCAATTGGCGAGGCGGCGACCTGATCTCCAGATCGCCGTGGCCCGCATGCTCGCGGTCGGTATTACCTCGGCTGCCGTGCTGTCGTTAGTGCGTCTGGCCATGGGACTGATGCGGGCGGCAGACCCGGTGGGATTCCTGTTTCGGGCTGCGACAGCGATTCGGATCAGCGTGCATACCCCCGACTGGAATGCCGCGGGCTCGCACTTCGTGCTGGCGTTGCCGGTACTTTGGGCGCTTGGGATGATGGCGGGGCGATGGCGGCCTGCGTGGGTACTTAGCATCATTCCGGTCGTCGCTGCACTGTGGTTGTCGGGATCGCGGGCAGCACAGTTCTCCATCCTGCTGATGCTGGCCGCCGTGGTGGCGCTCAGCGTCGGGCGACATGCCAGAATGCGGCTGATCCTTGTGGCTGTGGTTCTCATCACGACGATTGGCGGCGTGATCGCGTCGCGACCTGGGCCTGAATCGTCGGTGGTGACCACATTGCAGATTCGCTGGATGTTCGCGCAGACCAGCTGGGGCATGTTCCGGTCGGCACCGTTTTTCGGCGAGGGCATCGCCGAGTACTATGGTCGCTCGACAGCCTTCATGCCCGCCAGGCTCAAGGCTCAATACCCCGCCGAGAATGCCCACAACAACTTCATCCAAATCGGCGTTGAACTGGGGATGACGGGACTGGGCATCTTCCTCTGGCTGCTCGCGTCCGCGTGGCGCCGCGCCCGCCGTGGACTTCTGGCAGGTGCCGATCTGCTCTTGCGCGGCCTGCTCCTCGGTCTCGCGACCGCAATCCTGACGTTTCTGACGGGACACCCGCTGCTCATCGGCGCGTTCGCGTGCAGTTTCTGGATCGCGCTCGCGCTCGCCGTGACGCGAGCCGATACGGTGGACAGCCAATCCGCGAATGCGGCGCAGCGATTGCCCGCGCAGGCTGGGATTCCCGCCCGGGCCACATGGCGGCCGCGTGTGGTCGCGGTCGTCGCGCTGGTGATCGTCGTGTCGGTGCCCTTTCGCGCGTATCTAGCCCGTGACGAAGTGAACTTGTCCGGCGTGCAGTACGGGTTTGCCACGGGCGAGATTGATCCCGTCTCGAAGCAGCGCTTTCAGTGGGCCGGCCCGCGCGCCACGGTCTTTGTGCCCACCCACGCGCAGAGCCTGTACCTCTCTGCCAGTTCGGCGACCGATGACGATTCGCTGGAGCTGGAGCTGAGGATCGATGGGCGCCTGGCCAATCGCGTCGTGCTTCGTGACGGATTCTGGCGGGACATGAGGCTGATCCTGCCTGTCACGGGATCGACACACCCCTTCCGTCGGATCGACCTCACCGTGAGACGAACCAGCGGCGACAGCCGGCCCGGATTATCGCCGAGTGATTCGAACGCACCCCGGGTTCGCGTCAGAACGATCCGCGCCAAGTAG